In Citrus sinensis cultivar Valencia sweet orange chromosome 2, DVS_A1.0, whole genome shotgun sequence, a single genomic region encodes these proteins:
- the LOC102624832 gene encoding uncharacterized protein LOC102624832, translated as MEIGGSSAQGGDIRLNDSVTLREVISEAREKVMFDRMERMEKQMETLTTILHELRNERRVTQEGRVRGGGAAPGTDSAERSRTAGRFGGERGNVPLRGEFHREREQSPVRQTCDGGDGVVNAEETELRQHLHDAERERDQAAARDPGRAGQLEEEVRRLAQIIDDMQGRNRAPGWRIMLDGESPLAAEIMRAVIPRDFRLPDLRYSGRTDPLVHIERFNDITGVQGLSPSQRCRVFPLSLEGRAREWYRKLPRGSIKTFEQMCQEFAEQFSGAMSPEDDMMELKSMKQGEQETLREFIKRFHRAVLDLGAFNHPQALRGLKEGVKIGRLWYNLRSPAIQTYAAAYEQAKRDIEIEEEKAARIKTDQLEGLGRKEKKALPTNGPNRRRDHQISGSGAGGRVIAYQPHQRPPQYQRSRAPPPRSPAREPWRRHDSASGDLHQHSHGSRTSRPEALPPPPTHSGANRERAVHLVDQNQDYGRYTPLKMPLDEVYEAIKGRGLLHLPTPITKLPNRRDRGRYCKFHGTHGHTTAECRDLKTQVEDLVRNRYLDEFMDGTFPMVATTDEGEQSDGILRREPPAARVIAGGPTLAGDSNRSRKNYARYAMTSKEILFNTPAAKRARVRQVPIMWTDEDEEGILYPHEDALVIKATIASKKFDRILVDTGSSVDVLFKSTLEEMEIADRKLEYTNTSLKGFGGGKLVPLGVVELPITIGSPPTERTMILDFVVVDEEGPYQMILGRPFLRMSKAVLSNHYLSLKYRVNGVVGVVRGDQRIARSCYSSAAREAMQITSLDTRVENKTGRQEPVEDLETVSMGPENPGKTIRIGSRLEGEQKQELVKCLQAHADVFAWTHEDMPGIDPEVACHRLAIKKGARAVRQKRRCFNQERYEAVSDEVEKLLRAGFIREVNYPEWISNVVLVKKANGKWRMCVDFTDLNKACPKDSFPLPKIDQLVDSTAGHGLLSFMDAFSGYNQIPMYEPDEESTAFITNQGLFCYRVMPFGLKNAGATYQRLVNKVFKPLIGKTMEVYVDDMITKSKVPKEHVRHLEETFELLRKYKMKLNPEKCAFGVESGKFLGFMVSHRGIEANPEKIQAIVQMTSPRNLKEMQSLTGRLAALSRFISKATDKCQPFFQVIRRGKKTEWTPECEEAFRNLKHYLQQAPLLSTPRDGDKLNLYLAVSDRAASSVLVREEEGIQYPIYYTSKALLDAETRYPTMEKWALALVVAARKLRPYFQAFPVSVITNQPLRQILHKPDASGRLVKWAVELSEFDLDYKPRAAIKAQAMADFVAEFAEPEVCLDQQDADIGNDETQVWQISVDGSSGERGSGAGIVLEGPEGEEISYAVKLEFAATNNQAEYEALIAGLELARAVKADRVKIRTDSQLVANHVSERFQPREEKMEQYLRIVRQMMGKFEAVEVIQIPREQNSRADILARMAAVADPKMPKSVPLEVKSRPSIEQNLGVLRIEQKSSWRDPIVSYLRDGVLPPDKLRARKIRAQASRYTMIDGVLYRRGYTLPFLRCLDDDDADYVLREVHEGICGNHSGGRSLAHKVLRQGYFWPTMHQDAQRKTRSCASCQSFANFSNQPPEKLTSMASPWPFAQWGIDLIGPLPKGRGAATHAIVAIDYFTKWIEVEALSRITEKKTTDFVWRNLVCRYGIPYALVTDNGRQFDNHSFRDFCQNLGIELKYCSPAHPQSNGQVEAANKTVKRLLKTRLGAKKGAWVDELSGVLWAYRTTHKTATGETPFALAFGHEAVVPAEVGTTTHRTDHFNEQENDEQICLNLDLLMERREQAAERSVTYQQRVARYYNQKVNIRQFRVGDWVLRRVNQSTKDSTQGVLGPNWEGPYRVKQIAGPGAYKLVRADGHEVKRPWNAAHLRKYFQ; from the coding sequence ATGGAGATAGGAGGAAGTAGCGCACAAGGGGGTGACATAaggcttaacgattccgtgacgctgagggagGTGATCAGcgaagcacgggaaaaagtcatgttcgaccggatggagcgaatggaaaagcagatggaaaccttgacaaccatcctgcatGAGCTGCGGAACGAGCGAAGGGTAACCCAAGAGGGAAGGGTGAGAGGCGGTGGAGCGGCACCAGGTACCGATAGTGCGGAGAGAAGTCGAACCGCTGGGAGATTTGGCGGTGAGAGAGGTAACGTACCTCTGCGgggagaatttcatagagaaagagagcagtCCCCGGTAAGACAGACTTGTGACGGGGGCGACGGGGTGGTGAACGCAGAGGAAACAGAACTGAGGCAACACTTACATGATGCAGAGCGAGAGCGGGATCAAGCTGCAGCGCGCGACCCTGGTCGCGCAGGacagctggaggaggaagtgcgaAGGCTAGCGCAAATAATTGATGACATGCAAGGGAGGAACAGAGcccctggttggaggataatgctggacggggaatcaccgctcgcagcagagatcatgagggcagttattccaagagatttccgcctccccgacctcagatactcgggaagaactgacccgctggtgcacatagagcgcttcaacgacataacGGGGGTCCAGGGATTATCTCCatcccaaaggtgcagggtgttcccactatcccttgagggacgtgcacgagaatggtacaggaaacttcctcggggcagcataaaaaccttcgagcagatgtgccaggaattcgCAGAGCAGTTTAGTGGGGCAATGTCGCCggaagatgacatgatggagctgaaaagcatgaaacagggggagcaagaaacccttcgggaattcatcaagaggtttcaccgggctgtcctcgacttgggagccttcaaccaccctcaggcgttaaggggactgaaagaaggggtgaagataggaaggctgtggtacaatttgagaagcccaGCTATTCAAACGTATGCAGCCGCATACGAACAGGCTAAAAGAGACATCGAGATTGAGGAGGAGAAGGCTGCACGGATCAAGACAGACCAGTTGGAAGGGTTagggaggaaagagaagaaagcattaccAACTAATGGACCGAACAGGAGGAGGGACCACCAGATCTCCGGTAGTGGAGCAGGAGGTAGGGTAATtgcttaccagcctcatcagaggccgccacagtatcagcgcagcagggcgcCACCTCCTCGCTCCCCagctagggagccttggagaagACATGATTCGGCATCCGGCGACCTTCATCAACATTCCCACGGTAGCAGGACGAGCAGACCAGAAGCACTCCCACCGCCCCCAACTCACAGTGGggcaaacagagaaagagcagTGCATCTGGTCGACCAGAACCAGGACTATGGGCGGTACACTCCCTTGAAGATGCCCCTGGATGaggtgtacgaggccataaagggtcgagggctgctgcacctccccacaccaataacaaagctacccaacaggagggatagaggacgttattgtaagttccatggcacccatggccataccacagcagagtgtagagatctcaagacccaggtcgaagatttggtgagaaatcggtacCTGGACGAGTTTATGGATGGGACTTTCCCGATGGTGGCCACCACGGAtgaaggggagcagagtgaTGGAATCTTGAGACGCGAGCCGCCCGCAGCGAGGGTGATAGCTGGGGGCCCAACGTTGGCTGGAGATTCGAACAGatcgagaaaaaattatgccagatacgccatgaccagtaaagagatactcttcaacaccccagcagccaaacgagcaagggtcaggcaagtgccaatcatgtggacggatgaggatgaggaagggattctatacccccacgaggaCGCTTTAGTCATCAAGGCCACGATcgctagcaagaagtttgaccggATACTGGTTGATACGGGGAGCTCAGTTGATGTGCTATTTAAATCAACTTTGGAAGAGATGGAAATAGCCGACCGGAAGTTGGAATACACCAACacctccttgaaggggttCGGAGGAGGGAAGCTGGTCCCTCTGGGCGTGGTCGAACTGCCTATCACAATCGGGAGCCCCCCGACAGAAAGAACAATGATACTGGACTTCGTCGTAGTGGACGAGGaaggtccttaccagatgatcctaggtcggccatttttaaggatgagcaaagcggtgctgtccaaccattatctgtCTCTAaagtaccgggtgaatggggtagtcggagtggtacgaggagaccagaggatcgcaagaagctgctactcctcggcagcaagggaggcgatgcagataacatccctcgatacccgagtggaaaacaagaCTGGCAGACAAGAACCCGTAGAGGATCTGGAAACAGTAAGCATGGGACCGGAGAACCCGGGAAAGACGATCAGAATCGGGTCGAGACTTGAGGGAGAGCAAAAGCaggagttggtgaaatgcttacaggcTCATGCCGACGTGTTTGCCTGGACACATGAGGACATGCCAGGGATTGACCCAgaggtagcatgtcataggctggcaataaagaaaggtgctcgggcagtaaggcagaagaggaggtgcttcaaccaggagaggtatgaggctGTAAGTGATGAGGTGGAGAAGCTTCTGAGAgcagggttcattcgggaagtTAATTACCCAGAGTGGATATCGAACGTGgtgttggtaaagaaggcgaacggcaagtggaggatgtgtgtggatttcacagacctcaataaggcgtgcccaaaagacagcttccctttaccaaagatcgatcagctagtagattcaacggctggacatggtctgcttagcttcatggacgcattctcgggatacaaccagatccccatgtacgagccggatgaggagagcacggctttcatcactaaccaaggtctgttctgttacagggtgatgccattcggtctcaagaatgctggggccacctatcaaaggctggtgaataaagtctttaagcccttgatcgggaaaaccatggaggtgtacgtggacgacatgatcaccaagtcCAAAGTCCCGAAGGAACATGTCAGACATCTCGAGGAGACGTTCGagcttttgaggaagtataagatgaagctcaacccggaGAAGTGTGCTTTCGGGGTCGAGTCCGGGAAATTCCTGGGATTCATGGTGAGCCATAGGgggattgaagcaaatcccgagaagatccaggcgattgtgcaaatgacgtctcctcgaaacctgaaggagatgcagagcctcacggggaggttggcggcgttgagcagattcatatccaaggctacagataagtgtcagccattctttcaagtgataaggaggggaaagaaaacgGAATGGACCCCAGAATGCGAGGAAGCCTTCCGGAACTTGAAGCATTACTTGCAGCAAGCTCCGCTACTGTCCACACCGAGGGATGGGGACAAGTTGAATCTGTATTTGGCGGTATCTGATCGGGCCGCCAGTTCCGTTctggtgagagaggaagaaggaattcagtatccgatatactacaccagcaaggccctgctcgacgctgagaccagatacccaacgatggagaaatgggcactggcccttgtggttgctgctcgGAAGTTGAGGCCGTACTTTCAAGCATTCCCGGTCTCGGTAATCACCAACCAGCCATTGCGTCAAATTCTGCACAAGCCGGATGCCTCTGGTCGGCTCGTCAAATGGGCTGTAGAGCTGAGCGAATTCGACTTAGACTATAAACCCCGCGCGGCGATAAAGGCCCAGGCAATGGCCGATTTCGTAGCTGAGTTCGCGGAGCCTGAAGTATGCTTGGATCAGCAAGATGCAGATATAGGCAACGACGAAACTCAAGTATGGCAGATATCTGTGGATGGGTCATCAGGAGAGCGGGGTTCAGGAGCAGGGATTGTCCTGGAAGGCCCAGAGGgggaggagatctcttatgctgtaaagttggaatttgcagccacaaataaccaggcagaatatgaagccttgatagcaggGCTGGAATTGGCTAGGGCCGTGAAAGCGGACAGAGTTAAGATCAGAACCGATTCCCAGCTGGTTGCGAATcatgtcagtgaaagattccaaccaagagaggagaagatggaaCAGTACCTAAGGATAGTCAGGCAGATGATGGGGAAGTTCGAAGCAgtggaggtgatacaaatccccagggagcagaatagtcgagcagaCATTTTGGCTAGGATGGCAGCCGTCGCcgacccaaaaatgccaaagtcggTCCCCCTAGAAGTAAAGTCTCGCCCGAGTATCGAGCAAAATTTGGGGGTGTTgcggatagaacaaaaaagcTCGTGGAGGGACCCGATAGTTTCGTACCTTAGAGACGGGGTCTTACCACCAGATAAGCTACGGGCTCGGAAGATTAGAGCTCAGGCCTCGAGATACACGATGATCGATGGGGTACTGTATCGACGAGGATATACATTACCGTTCCTTCGGTGTTTGGACGATGACGACGCGGATTACGTGCTGAGGGAAGTgcatgaaggaatttgcggaaatcattctggcgggaggtccctggcccacaaggtcttaaggcagggatatttctggccgacgatgcaccaggatgcgcaAAGGAAGACCAGGAGCTGTGCAagctgccagagttttgcaaatttttctaaccaaccaccagagaagctcacctccatggcctccccttggccattcgctcaatggggaattgatctgatcggcccattgccaaagggacgaggagcagcaacaCATGCGATAGTCGCTATAGACTACTTCACGAAGTGGATAGAGGTAGAAGCCCTTagcaggatcacagagaagaaaacaacagacttcgtgtggagaaacctggtctgtcgatacgggatcccatatgccttggtaacggataatggcaggcagttcgataatcacagcttcagggatttctgccagaacctcgggatagagctgaagtattgctcgcctgctcacccccaatcgaatggacaagtagaagcagccaacaagacaGTCAAGAGGCTTCTGAAAACCAGGCTCGGAGCAAAAAAGGGTGCGTGGGTTGACGAGTTGTCAGGTGtgctatgggcatacagaacaacccacaaaaccgcAACGGGGGAGACACCGTTCGCTTTGGCTTTCGGACATGAAGCGGTCGTGCCGGCTGAGGTAGGAACGACCACACACCGGACAGATCACTTCAATGAGCAGGAgaacgacgagcagatatgtttgaatcttgatctgctAATGGAGAGGAGGGAACAAGCAGCCGAGCGATCAGTCACTTACCAACAGAGGGTTGCTCGGtattataaccagaaggtgaacatacggcaattcagggtcggagactgggtactgagaagagtgaatcagagcaccaaagattcgactcaaggagtgctgggaccgaattgggaagggccgtatagagtcaagcagatagcggggcccggagcttacaagctggttcGCGCGGACGGCCACGAAgtgaaacgcccatggaacgcagcacacctccgaaaatacttccagtaa